The genomic stretch TACTGGCTATAAAGGAAGAATCGGAGTTTTTGAATTATTTATCATTGATGATGCGATGGAAAAAATTATTCTTAAAACTCCGTCTAATGTTGAAATTAAAGAATCGGCAATCAAATCCGGAATGGTTTTAATGAGACAAGATGGACTATTAAAAGTACTACAGGGCATCACTACAATGGAGGAAGTAGAAAGGATTTTGGGTTAAATTTTTTCTAAATTATGGAAAAATTAATAAAAAATAATTACGCTTTTATTGATAGTCAAAATTTAAATTTATCAATTCGGAATCAAAATTGGATTTTAGATTTCAAGAAATTTAGAAGGTACCTCAAAGACAAGTACGCTATAATGAAAGCATTTATTTTTATTGGTTATGTTCCGGAAAATCAAAATCTATACACCGGACTACAAAAAGACGGATATATTCTAATATTTAAACCAACCCTTAAGCTACCTAATGAAAAATTTAAAGGCAATGTCGACGCGGAACTAGTATTGCACACAATGATAGAATATCCGAATTATGATAAGGCCTTAATAGTTACTGGCGATGGCGATTTTCATTGTCTGGCAGATTATCTAATTAAACAGAATAAATTATTGAATTTAATGATACCGAATAGAGAACAATATTCTTCATTGTTCAGAAAAATGATGTCGTATGTTGTTTTTATGAACAATTTAAAGCACAAATTAGAATACAAAAAGCAAATTTAAAAGAGGCATTGCCTCGGGACGAAACCCTTTGGTTAGCCTCTCATCGTGATGTTATCATCGTATATCATAGAAATTCGGATGTCAATAGCTTAATATAAAAGATGGGTCGCCGAAAATTGTTTTTGCAATTCTCAAACGACCCAATAAACTCAGAGAAATTTATTTTGAAAAGAACAAAGTCCTTTCCAATAACCTGCAGACAAGCGACATTCGGCTTAGGATCCGAAGTTTAGAATCTTTCCGAGGAATACTTCAGTTGGAACCTCAACAAGGAGGAAACCAAAACATCCTATACTAAGAAAAATTCCAAAGGGTAAGTATTTGTTAAAATTGGTTACCCTTGTTGCCTGCAGATTATTAGAAAGGAATTTATATATTATCATTATAGCAGATTAGTAAATGCTTGTCAAGTCTATGCACACAGATCCAAAAGAAAAAATAGAAGACCAGATACTGGATAAAACTCTTCGGCCAAATCAGCTCGGAGAGTATTTTGGCCAGGAAAAAGTCAAAAAAAACCTTAAAGTTTTATTAGAAGCAGCGAAAAAACGCGAAGAAGCTGTTGAGCATATACTCTT from Patescibacteria group bacterium encodes the following:
- a CDS encoding NYN domain-containing protein produces the protein MEKLIKNNYAFIDSQNLNLSIRNQNWILDFKKFRRYLKDKYAIMKAFIFIGYVPENQNLYTGLQKDGYILIFKPTLKLPNEKFKGNVDAELVLHTMIEYPNYDKALIVTGDGDFHCLADYLIKQNKLLNLMIPNREQYSSLFRKMMSYVVFMNNLKHKLEYKKQI